A window of the Falco biarmicus isolate bFalBia1 chromosome 10, bFalBia1.pri, whole genome shotgun sequence genome harbors these coding sequences:
- the LOC130156271 gene encoding glycine N-acyltransferase-like protein 3: MLILTCPAQLQRLEGALRRSLPLAMPVYGAVMNINRGNPGEFEVVVDSWPNFSAVLARRSGQMPVDDCYRSTHAAFYRDVGAYQALLETPGCLRWDTAFHVFGLQEGVATVSQAIAGTKGVELEVSEYYTYPHPDPSTMPEPRLDPAVRVGSLSLAHVDLLNETWTYGGNARSRRYLAEVLERFPSICLQDETGQPISWTLTDPFGTGAHGYTLPTHRNRGHMRAVLVLAARQAQARGFPFFGHTATGNRPMQRLMEELGHQRLPGLCRFILHNPGLGRAGP; the protein is encoded by the exons GTCTACGGGGCTGTGATGAACATCAACCGGGGGAATCCGGGTGAGTTCGAGGTCGTGGTGGACTCATGGCCCAACTTCAGTGCCGTGCTGGCGCGACGCAGCGGACAG ATGCCGGTGGATGACTGCTACAGGAGCACACATGCAGCTTTCTACAGGGATGTGGGCGCCTACCAGGCACTGCTGGAGACCCCCGGCTGCCTGCGCTGGGACACGGCCTTCCATGTCTTCG GGCTCCAGGAGGGGGTGGCCACAGTGTCACAGGCCATTGCAGGGACCAAGGGCGTCGAGCTGGAAGTCTCAGAGTACTACACCTACCCACACCCTGACCCCAGCACCATGCCCGAGCCCCG GCTGGACCCCGCCGTGCGGGTGGGCTCACTGAGCCTGGCACACGTGGATCTGCTGAACGAGACGTGGACGTATGGGGGCAACGCGCGCAGCCGGCGGTACCTGGCAGAGGTTCTGGAGCGCTTCCCCAGCATCTGCCTGCAGGATGAGACCGGGCAGCCCATCTCCTGGACCCTGACCGACCCCTTCGGGACAGGGGCCCACGGCTACACCTTGCCCACCCACCGCAACCGCGGCCACATGCGGGCGGTGCTGGTCCTTGCTGCTCGCCAGGCACAGGCCCGTGGCTTCCCGTTCTTTGGGCACACGGCCACCGGCAACCGGCCCATGCAGCGGCTGATGGAGGAGCTGGGCCACCAGCGGCTGCCCGGGCTCTGCCGCTTCATCCTGCACAACCCtggcctgggcagggctggacCCTGA
- the POLD4 gene encoding DNA polymerase delta subunit 4, with amino-acid sequence MGTAGGGDSAGGGGEPDRGRSARPRPCPGGGSGGAGRSGASPGRADAGSRQPRAGAGPPPPPPPAALSRRAMEQPRRITDSFQRRRRPGRPPGRVKVKGCPRARPPAAPPAEDPPAAPPDQALLEMLRRFDLAWEYGPCTGITRLQRWERAQALGLSPPGPVRDALLEHQDNPDVTYSLWHEYAL; translated from the exons ATGGGGACCGCTGGCGGGGGTGACAGTGCGGGTGGAGGGGGAGAGCCCGACCGGGGGCGgagcgcccggccccggccctgccccggcggcggcagcggcggagcggggcggagCGGAGCGAGCCCGGGGAGGGCGGACGCCGGTTCCCGGCAGCCGCGGGCAggagcggggccgccgccgccgccgcccccagcCGCGCTGTCCCGCAGGGCCATGGAGCAGCCCCGCCGCATCACAGACTCCTtccagcggcggcggcggccggggcgaCCCCCGGGCAGGGTCAAGGTCAAGGGCTgtccccgggcccggccccccgccgccccgcccgccgaGGACCCCCCGGCGGCCCCCCCGGACCAGGCCCTGCTGGAGATGCTGCGCCGCTTCGACCTCGCCTGGGAGTACGGACCCTGCACCG GTATCACCCGCCTGCAGCGGTGGGAGCGGGCGCAGgcgctggggctgagccccccggGCCCCGTGCGCGACGCCCTCCTGGAGCACCAGGACAACCCCGATGTCACCTACAG CCTCTGGCATGAGTACGCGCTCTGA
- the SSH3 gene encoding LOW QUALITY PROTEIN: protein phosphatase Slingshot homolog 3 (The sequence of the model RefSeq protein was modified relative to this genomic sequence to represent the inferred CDS: inserted 2 bases in 1 codon; deleted 3 bases in 3 codons), with product MALVTVRRAAGSAGGPAEEDAPRRGQLQRRQSFVMVKGAALLLPAEEPLVSEPPQAAPPGQVPGRQEQHLQLMMQLLRPQDAIQLAVRLESVRPRRVRYLLVVRPEEAGAEGQTALLGVDFAHEGATRCTLGMVLPLWSDTQVFLDGDGGFSVTSGGQTRIFKPISVQTMWAVLQELHRACEEASRGGHIPGGPALAWACGYAAALTSEQSCLNEWLAMADLESVRPASPPPLRLAVPELSEQAVRALLRDVMATADLESVTSKEVREELERRTGHSLAQHKDFIDNEMLLVLAQMDRPSHIFPHLYLGSEWNAANLEELQQNQVTHILNVAREIDNFFPALFTYMNVRVYDEETAQLLPHWNDTFLFLSRVRAGGGRVLVHCRMGLSRSAATVLAYAMKEFGWPLERALRHVRHCRPGVLPNPGFMRQLDFYQGILQASRHSSLWEPRAAEQAAQPQPGPEASPGGLSPAPSPQPAEEVSXGGGLLGTSRRPRISLCAVMRSISQLEPPEPPELPGEPLAEECPPLPCRCSRPRRQQQGVMWWGSSPTPGPPLGPAAWYARPAWMVALLPPRTPPLQLTLPPISPPLPPLLRNPVGGGAARCYAPRGPAATRTSNKEWKWLPWRGSCPRGSLQAPGTSVGPSRQALPSCGA from the exons ATGGCGCTGGTCACCgtgcggcgggcggcgggctcCGCCGGGGGCCCCGCG GAGGAAGATGCACCCAGGCGTGGCCAGCTACAGCGGCG gcAGAGCTTCGTCATGGTCAAgggggctgcc ctgctgctgcctgccgaGGAGCCGCTGGTGTCTGAGCCCCCCCAAGCTGCACCCCCCGGCCAGGTCCCGGGGCGTCaggagcagcacctgcagctcatGATGCAGCTGCTTCGCCCCCAGGATGCCATCCAGCTG GCGGTGCGTCTGGAGTCGGTGCGGCCACGGCGGGTGCGG TACCTGCTGGTGGTGCGGCCGGAGGAGGCAGGAGCCGAGGGGCAGACAGCGCTGCTTGGTGTGGACTTTGCCCACGAGG GGGCCACCCGCTGCACACTGGGCATGGTGCTGCCTCTCTGGAGCGACACCCAAGTCTTCCTCGATGGTGATGG AGGGTTCAGTGTGACATCAGGGGGACAGACCCGCATCTTCAAGCCCATCTCTGTCCAGACCATGTG GGCCGTGCTGCAGGAGTTGCACCGCGCCTGCGAGGAGGCATCCCGCGGCGGGCACATCCCTGGGGGCCCGGCGCTGGCCTGGGCCTGTGGCTACGCAGCGGCGCTGACCTCGGAGCAGAGCTGCCTCAACGAGTGGCTGGCCATGGCCGACCTGGAGTCCGTGCGCCCCgcctcg cccccgcccctccg GCTGGCGGTGCCGGAGCTGTCGGAGCAGGCGGTGCGGGCGCTGCTGCGGGATGTGATGGCCACCGCTGACCTGGAGAGCGTCACCTCCAAGGAG GTGCGGGAGGAGCTGGAGCGGCGCACGGGGCACAGCTTGGCTCAGCACAAGGACTTTATCGACAATGagatgctgctggtgctggcacagATGGACCGGCCCTCCCACATCTTCCCACACCTCTacctg GGCTCCGAGTGGAACGCGGCTAacctggaggagctgcagcagaacCA GGTCACCCACATCCTGAATGTGGCGCGGGAGATCGACAACTTCTTCCCTGCGCTGTTCACCTACATGAACGTGCGGGTGTATGACGAGGAgacagcccagctcctgccccactGGAATGacaccttcctcttcctctcccgCGTCCG ggccgGTGGGGGCCGGGTGCTGGTGCACTGCCGCATGGGGCTGAGCCGCTCGGCAGCCACGGTGCTGGCCTACGCCATGAAGGAGTTCGGGTGGCCCCTGGAGCGGGCGCTGCGGCACGTCCGGCACTGCCGCCCCGGCGTCCTGCCCAACCCCGGCTTCATGCGCCAGCTAGACTTCTACCAGGGCATCCTGCAAGCCAG CCGGCACAGCAGCCTGTGGGAGCCCCGGGCGGCCGaacaggcagcccagccccagccaggcccGGAGGCCAGCCCAGGAGGCCTGtccccggccccctccccgcagcccgCTGAGGAGGTGAG GGGGGGGGGCCTGCTGGGGACCTCCCGGCGCCCCCGCATCTCCCTCTGCGCCGTCATGCGGAGCATTAGCCAGCTGGAGCCCCCTGAGCCCCCCGAGCTGCCAGGGGAGCCCCTCGCCGAGGAG tgtccccccctcccctgcaggTGTTCGAGGCCAcgaaggcagcagcagggggtGATGTGGTGGGGGTCCAGCCCAACCCCCGGCCCTCCTCTCGGCCCCGCCGCGTGGTACGCCAGGCCAGCCTGGATGGTGGCCCTGCTCCCGCCGAGGACCCCTCCCCTACAGCTGACCCTGCCCCCCATCTCCCCTCCACTCCCCCCCTTACTCCGTAACCCTGTAGGGGGTGGGGCAGCCCGCTGCTATGCCCCCCGGGGACCAGCTGCCACCCGCACCAGCAATAAAGAGTGGAAATGGCTGCCCTGGCGTGGGTCCTGCCCGCGGGGGTCTCTGCAAGCCCCAGGGACAAGCGTGGGACCCTCCCGCCAGGCCCTGCCCAGCTGCGGGGCATAG